One genomic region from Dehalobacter restrictus DSM 9455 encodes:
- the ispF gene encoding 2-C-methyl-D-erythritol 2,4-cyclodiphosphate synthase: protein MKIGLGYDVHALVEGRMLILGGVEIPHDKGLLGHSDADVLTHAVMDAMLGACALGDIGKHFPDSDARYKGISSLALLAEVVKLAQGEGYRLGNLDSVIVAQKPKVLPYIAQMRKNLAEILNASPDCISIKATTTEYLGFEGREEGISSQAIVCLLPV, encoded by the coding sequence ATGAAGATAGGACTGGGCTACGATGTCCATGCACTGGTTGAGGGACGGATGTTGATTCTGGGCGGAGTAGAAATTCCCCATGACAAAGGACTTTTGGGGCATTCTGATGCGGATGTTCTGACGCATGCCGTAATGGATGCGATGCTCGGGGCTTGTGCGCTTGGTGATATCGGCAAACATTTTCCCGACAGCGATGCCCGGTACAAAGGCATTTCCAGTCTGGCATTGCTGGCTGAAGTTGTAAAGCTTGCGCAAGGTGAAGGCTACAGGCTTGGGAATCTGGATAGTGTGATTGTCGCTCAGAAACCGAAAGTATTGCCTTATATCGCGCAGATGAGAAAGAATCTGGCAGAGATTCTGAACGCAAGTCCGGACTGTATATCGATCAAAGCAACGACGACGGAATATCTGGGCTTCGAAGGCAGAGAAGAAGGAATCAGTTCCCAGGCAATCGTTTGTCTTTTGCCTGTATGA
- the gltX gene encoding glutamate--tRNA ligase, with protein sequence MTVKVRFAPSPTGPLHIGGARSALFNYLFAAGRGGTFVFRIEDTDLERSSRESEQDIMKALHWLGITWDEGIDAGGDSGPYRQTERLDTYREYTDKLLQNGHAYLCYCSEEELEQERQELSSRGETPRYLGKCRTLTAEQRQVYEAEGRKPVVRFRVPEDQDIVINDLVRGKVIFESNGIGDYIIVKSDGIPTYNYAVVIDDVLMGITHVVRGEEHLSNTPRQVLIYEALGMKVPDFAHISLILNTEGRKMSKRDGDTAVMDYFHKGYLPEAVVNFIALLGWSPSGEQEFFTIEELKKEFSLEKVSKSPAVFDLNKLNYINAHYLKQTASADLARLVLPFLREKGLFPNELSLAEQQWVTGFIDAVKEKINCLSEVKSYIHYFIGTEIDVLTEEAEAIMKADTVPVVLQLFAAKVREAALLDAPAAKSILKEITKELNLKGKDVFMPVRIALTGQMHGPDLDRIMELLGKENIYGRLEKTAAYPK encoded by the coding sequence ATGACGGTGAAAGTAAGGTTTGCTCCAAGCCCGACCGGGCCCCTGCATATCGGAGGAGCCAGGTCAGCTCTTTTTAATTATTTGTTTGCAGCAGGCAGAGGCGGGACCTTCGTCTTTAGGATAGAGGATACCGACCTGGAACGGTCGAGCCGGGAATCAGAGCAGGATATCATGAAAGCGCTGCACTGGCTGGGGATCACCTGGGATGAGGGAATAGACGCCGGCGGAGATTCCGGCCCTTACAGGCAGACGGAAAGGCTCGATACATACCGTGAATACACGGATAAGCTTCTTCAGAACGGACATGCTTACCTGTGCTACTGTTCAGAAGAAGAACTGGAACAGGAGCGTCAGGAGCTGAGTTCCCGTGGGGAGACCCCGCGCTATCTCGGAAAATGCCGGACGCTGACCGCAGAACAGCGCCAGGTTTATGAAGCGGAAGGGAGGAAACCTGTTGTCCGCTTCCGAGTGCCGGAAGACCAGGATATCGTGATCAATGACCTGGTCAGAGGGAAAGTCATTTTTGAAAGTAATGGAATCGGGGATTATATCATTGTCAAATCAGATGGAATCCCCACATACAATTATGCCGTGGTCATCGACGATGTCCTGATGGGCATCACGCATGTCGTCAGAGGAGAAGAACATCTATCCAATACGCCGCGTCAGGTCTTAATTTATGAGGCCCTTGGAATGAAAGTACCGGATTTTGCCCATATCTCCTTGATTTTGAATACTGAAGGGCGGAAGATGAGCAAACGGGACGGGGATACTGCTGTCATGGATTATTTCCATAAAGGGTATTTGCCGGAGGCCGTCGTGAACTTTATCGCGCTTTTAGGCTGGTCGCCTTCCGGTGAGCAGGAATTTTTTACGATCGAAGAACTCAAGAAAGAATTTTCATTGGAAAAAGTATCAAAGAGCCCGGCAGTTTTTGATTTGAATAAACTGAACTACATTAATGCGCACTACCTGAAACAGACTGCTTCGGCAGACCTTGCCCGGTTGGTGCTGCCGTTTTTGAGAGAAAAAGGACTTTTTCCGAATGAGCTTTCTTTGGCTGAACAGCAGTGGGTGACCGGCTTTATTGACGCCGTCAAGGAAAAAATCAACTGCTTAAGCGAGGTTAAGTCCTATATTCATTATTTTATTGGAACAGAAATTGATGTGCTGACGGAGGAAGCTGAAGCGATTATGAAGGCAGATACCGTACCGGTAGTGCTGCAGCTTTTTGCAGCCAAGGTCCGGGAAGCTGCGCTGCTTGACGCACCGGCAGCCAAGAGCATATTAAAAGAGATCACCAAAGAACTTAACCTGAAAGGCAAGGATGTATTTATGCCGGTTAGGATTGCGCTTACGGGGCAGATGCATGGCCCTGACCTCGACCGGATCATGGAGCTGCTCGGCAAAGAAAATATTTACGGGCGATTGGAGAAAACGGCTGCTTATCCGAAGTAA
- the cysS gene encoding cysteine--tRNA ligase produces the protein MAIRLYNTLTRRKEEFVPREPGKASMYACGPTTYNYFHLGNARMLVVFDMIRRYLIHKGFDVTYIQNFTDVDDKIIKRAAEEDCDPIALAGKYINEYFTDAKALNILPADIHPRATEHIPEMIDIIRRLEEKGLAYNIDGDVYFAVDKFPGYGKLSGRTLEDMQAGARVEVDDKKHNPMDFALWKKAKAGEPFWESPWGKGRPGWHIECSAMSLKYLGPGFDIHGGGGDLVFPHHENEIAQSEGCLEGQQFARYWMHNAFITINQEKMSKSLGNFFLVRDVTGKFPGDVIRFYLLGTHYRSPLDFDDEKLVMASKGLDRLKNSVRLAKEALGKALGKEGMTFGIIAANRDQKADNEMAEASLEARNAFEQAMDDDFNSAQAYAALFELAKGINTYLAKVSIKTESLAEAAQTLIELAGILGFDLEAEAEVLQGDSGKLAQVMELVMEIRANARKNKDWTTADLIRDRIKEIGIVIEDTPEGARWYLK, from the coding sequence ATGGCGATCAGACTGTATAATACACTCACGCGCCGCAAAGAGGAGTTTGTGCCGAGGGAACCGGGAAAGGCTTCAATGTACGCCTGCGGCCCCACGACGTATAATTATTTTCATTTGGGAAATGCCCGGATGCTGGTAGTATTCGATATGATCAGGCGCTACCTGATCCATAAAGGATTTGACGTTACGTATATCCAGAATTTTACCGACGTCGATGATAAGATTATTAAACGGGCGGCTGAAGAAGACTGTGACCCGATAGCGCTGGCCGGCAAATATATTAATGAGTACTTTACGGATGCCAAGGCTTTGAATATTCTTCCTGCCGATATCCACCCGAGAGCCACGGAACATATCCCGGAGATGATTGACATTATCCGCAGGTTGGAGGAAAAGGGCTTAGCCTATAATATTGACGGGGATGTCTATTTCGCTGTCGACAAATTCCCGGGATACGGCAAGCTGTCCGGCCGGACTCTTGAAGATATGCAGGCCGGAGCACGTGTAGAGGTGGACGATAAGAAGCATAACCCGATGGATTTTGCGCTATGGAAAAAAGCCAAAGCGGGAGAACCTTTCTGGGAGAGTCCCTGGGGTAAGGGAAGGCCCGGCTGGCATATTGAATGTTCAGCGATGTCCTTGAAATACCTCGGGCCTGGGTTTGATATTCATGGGGGCGGAGGCGACCTGGTTTTTCCGCATCATGAGAATGAAATTGCGCAGTCCGAAGGCTGTCTGGAGGGTCAGCAGTTTGCGCGGTACTGGATGCATAATGCGTTTATTACCATTAATCAGGAGAAAATGTCCAAATCGCTGGGGAACTTCTTTTTGGTCAGAGATGTTACAGGAAAATTCCCGGGAGATGTTATCCGTTTTTATCTGCTCGGAACACACTACCGCAGTCCGCTGGATTTTGATGATGAGAAGCTGGTCATGGCCTCTAAAGGACTGGACCGCCTGAAAAACAGCGTGCGTCTGGCCAAAGAGGCCTTGGGCAAAGCGCTGGGTAAAGAGGGTATGACGTTCGGTATCATTGCTGCGAACCGAGACCAGAAGGCGGATAATGAAATGGCTGAGGCCAGTCTGGAGGCCAGGAATGCTTTCGAACAGGCTATGGACGATGATTTTAATTCGGCCCAGGCTTATGCAGCCTTATTCGAGCTGGCCAAAGGAATCAATACGTACCTTGCCAAAGTTTCTATAAAGACTGAATCTCTGGCTGAAGCAGCACAGACTTTGATAGAGCTGGCTGGGATACTTGGATTTGATCTGGAAGCCGAGGCTGAAGTTTTACAGGGGGATTCCGGAAAACTGGCCCAGGTTATGGAGCTTGTGATGGAGATCAGAGCCAATGCCCGTAAGAACAAGGACTGGACGACTGCGGATCTCATCAGGGACAGGATTAAAGAAATCGGGATTGTGATTGAAGATACCCCTGAGGGTGCCCGCTGGTATTTGAAATAG
- a CDS encoding Mini-ribonuclease 3: MPKQNEPKQDNGMPDIWSVQINKRWQDINILLLAYIGDAVYELWVRKHLLEQDIAKVQLMHKRAIFYVQAKTQAGILRHLMNELDETETEVVLRGRNAKGHYPRSVDVVTYRHSTAFEALIGYWHITGQNTRMGAVLNNIDGILETMAIENSKKTERGTLPEETGKRGGVGT, from the coding sequence TTGCCTAAGCAAAACGAACCTAAACAGGATAACGGCATGCCGGATATTTGGTCGGTACAAATCAATAAACGGTGGCAGGATATTAATATCCTGCTGCTTGCCTATATAGGTGACGCCGTTTACGAATTATGGGTACGCAAGCATCTTCTGGAGCAGGACATTGCCAAGGTACAACTCATGCATAAGCGGGCTATTTTCTATGTACAGGCCAAAACGCAAGCAGGTATTCTGAGGCATCTCATGAACGAACTGGATGAAACGGAAACAGAGGTTGTTCTGAGGGGTCGGAATGCGAAGGGCCACTATCCGCGTAGTGTTGATGTTGTCACCTACAGGCATTCTACAGCCTTCGAAGCGCTTATCGGTTACTGGCATATTACTGGCCAAAATACTCGGATGGGCGCGGTTCTAAACAACATAGACGGGATTCTTGAGACAATGGCGATAGAAAATAGCAAGAAAACAGAAAGAGGTACTTTACCCGAAGAAACCGGAAAACGGGGGGGAGTCGGAACATGA
- a CDS encoding FAD-dependent thymidylate synthase yields the protein MKITNFEHTGLDRVAAWIKRNHLSGISATELKKVLKTVNIFFVAEGINRVQSMLLCELKASYVQQSQRYVALDQDAFAFPDLPPEDYHRALELGQQALDLYTRMCALKEGGFKGRPKPEHYLYAIPIEDARYILPLAAKTNLSVSMSGDKLWEFFLLFNDRKYEGIFETLKNELEAFLPAELRALFPDDYDSTAELTIIEDFYRTDLARINSEDDLILLSSCQDPDIKAGLGALTSTQSRASSEVLLSWGEEAPVKAKEIVQRVLGYGHESIAEQVRTTFGMMCSLVTYHQQVRHRLPEMFREDFSNLFSDTERPVIVPDSIRNSPFLEEFLNLTEAYRTFSREIYQKLGLGKAMPFILNCQLLKMIMSTNARIDNQMLSERTCLNAQWEIRKLAVKKLKILRELSGVLYEKALPPCLVSKCHEGKMTCGKQQEVRDLFYFRQK from the coding sequence ATGAAGATCACAAACTTTGAACATACCGGACTGGACCGAGTCGCAGCCTGGATTAAACGGAATCATTTAAGCGGGATATCCGCCACGGAACTAAAGAAAGTTCTGAAAACGGTCAATATATTCTTTGTTGCAGAAGGTATCAACCGGGTTCAGAGCATGCTGCTCTGTGAGCTGAAAGCATCCTATGTACAACAAAGTCAAAGATACGTGGCGCTTGATCAGGACGCGTTTGCTTTTCCCGACCTGCCGCCAGAAGATTACCACAGAGCCTTGGAGCTCGGGCAGCAAGCATTGGATCTGTATACCAGAATGTGTGCACTGAAGGAAGGCGGGTTTAAAGGGAGACCTAAGCCTGAGCATTACCTTTACGCGATTCCGATTGAAGATGCCCGCTATATACTGCCGCTCGCGGCAAAGACGAATCTATCCGTTTCGATGTCCGGGGACAAACTGTGGGAGTTCTTTCTTTTATTCAATGACAGGAAATATGAAGGGATATTCGAGACCCTGAAAAATGAGCTGGAAGCCTTCCTTCCGGCTGAATTACGCGCGCTGTTCCCCGATGACTATGACAGTACGGCAGAATTAACAATCATTGAGGACTTCTATCGGACAGATTTGGCGAGAATTAATTCCGAAGATGACCTCATCTTATTATCCAGTTGTCAGGATCCGGACATTAAGGCTGGTCTAGGCGCTCTGACCAGCACCCAAAGCAGGGCGTCTTCCGAGGTTTTGCTGTCCTGGGGGGAGGAAGCTCCAGTTAAGGCGAAAGAAATTGTCCAGAGAGTGCTTGGTTACGGTCATGAAAGTATTGCCGAACAGGTCCGGACCACTTTTGGGATGATGTGTTCCTTGGTGACGTATCACCAGCAGGTCCGTCATCGTCTGCCGGAAATGTTCCGGGAAGACTTCAGTAACCTTTTCAGCGACACAGAAAGACCGGTAATCGTTCCGGATAGCATTCGCAATTCTCCGTTTTTGGAGGAGTTCTTAAATCTGACGGAAGCCTATCGGACATTTTCCAGGGAGATTTATCAAAAATTGGGGCTGGGCAAAGCTATGCCGTTTATCCTGAACTGCCAGCTTTTAAAAATGATTATGTCCACAAATGCGAGGATAGACAATCAGATGCTCTCGGAAAGGACCTGCCTGAACGCCCAGTGGGAAATCAGAAAGCTCGCAGTCAAGAAACTGAAGATCCTCAGAGAATTATCCGGTGTACTCTATGAAAAAGCACTGCCGCCCTGTCTGGTCAGCAAATGCCATGAAGGGAAGATGACCTGCGGCAAACAGCAGGAAGTAAGAGATCTGTTCTATTTCAGGCAAAAGTAA
- a CDS encoding dihydrofolate reductase, whose product MKAIVSVDQNWGIGYKGDLLLKIPEDMKFFKQMTVGKVVVMGRGTYESLPGKEPLKGRTNIILSTNKDFQDERFIICHSLEDLLQELKKYPSDDICVIGGESLFQLLMPYLNELYVTKIRHTFPADKHLRNVDEDDNWKVESEGELQTYNDIQYSVVKYIRK is encoded by the coding sequence ATGAAAGCAATCGTTTCGGTAGATCAAAACTGGGGTATTGGCTATAAAGGAGACCTGCTGCTGAAAATTCCGGAAGATATGAAGTTTTTTAAGCAGATGACTGTTGGCAAGGTCGTGGTCATGGGCAGAGGAACCTATGAATCATTGCCGGGAAAAGAGCCCTTAAAGGGCAGAACGAATATTATCCTGAGCACAAACAAGGATTTTCAGGATGAAAGATTTATTATCTGTCATTCTCTGGAGGACCTGCTTCAGGAGCTGAAAAAATACCCTTCGGACGATATCTGTGTGATTGGCGGAGAATCACTTTTTCAGCTGCTCATGCCCTATCTGAATGAACTGTATGTAACAAAAATCAGGCACACATTCCCTGCGGATAAGCATCTTAGGAATGTCGATGAAGATGACAACTGGAAAGTCGAGTCTGAAGGTGAATTGCAAACTTATAATGACATTCAGTACAGTGTTGTAAAATATATAAGAAAGTGA
- the rlmB gene encoding 23S rRNA (guanosine(2251)-2'-O)-methyltransferase RlmB — MEENIVCGRNAVTELIKSGNPVNKVLIKNEKGQGRNSDILHLLKARGIPYQFVENTVLDKYTAGEKHQGVVAFAAAKEYAEPSDILEIARQRGEDPFILVLDEIEDPHNLGALLRTADAAGVHGVIIPKRRSAALTPAVGRTSAGAVEYVPVARVSNLVQTLKYLKEEGCWVSGAEAGGKDIYQAELKGPRVVVIGGEDKGLGRLIRETCDEIISLPMYGRISSLNASVAGSIIMYEVRRQRNQT, encoded by the coding sequence TTGGAAGAAAATATTGTGTGCGGGCGCAACGCTGTGACCGAACTGATCAAATCCGGGAATCCGGTGAATAAAGTGCTGATCAAAAATGAAAAGGGGCAGGGAAGAAATTCGGACATACTGCATCTACTTAAAGCGCGCGGCATACCGTACCAATTTGTGGAGAATACTGTCCTGGACAAATATACTGCCGGAGAAAAGCATCAGGGAGTGGTGGCATTTGCTGCTGCCAAAGAATATGCAGAACCATCCGATATTTTGGAGATAGCAAGGCAAAGAGGGGAAGATCCATTTATCCTTGTTCTGGATGAGATCGAGGATCCGCATAATTTAGGGGCTCTTCTTCGAACTGCCGATGCAGCGGGTGTTCATGGGGTGATCATTCCCAAAAGAAGAAGTGCCGCACTCACGCCAGCTGTCGGCAGAACGTCGGCCGGAGCTGTGGAATATGTGCCTGTGGCCAGAGTAAGCAACCTTGTCCAGACACTTAAATATCTCAAAGAAGAGGGCTGCTGGGTATCCGGTGCGGAAGCAGGCGGCAAAGATATCTATCAGGCGGAACTGAAAGGGCCAAGGGTCGTCGTCATTGGCGGAGAGGATAAGGGACTCGGGAGACTGATCCGGGAAACCTGCGATGAAATTATATCCTTGCCAATGTATGGCAGAATTTCATCTTTGAATGCCAGCGTAGCCGGATCCATTATCATGTATGAGGTCCGGAGACAGAGAAATCAGACTTAA
- the sigH gene encoding RNA polymerase sporulation sigma factor SigH translates to MDLTYSIQTEIPEEFEANEYIADEELVELAKIGDAEAQEYLINKYKNFVRAKARSYFLIGADREDIIQEGMIGLYKAIRDFRGDKLSSFRAFAELCITRQIITAIKTATRQKHIPLNSYVSLNKPIYDEDSDRTLLDVISGNKITDPEELIISREEFDDIEEKMGEILSSLEWEVLMSYLEGKSYQEIAVDLDRHVKSIDNALQRVKRKLERYLEHRGA, encoded by the coding sequence ATGGACTTGACTTACAGTATCCAGACAGAGATTCCAGAAGAATTCGAGGCTAATGAATACATAGCGGATGAGGAACTAGTTGAGTTAGCAAAGATCGGTGACGCAGAAGCTCAGGAGTACTTAATCAATAAGTACAAGAATTTTGTCAGGGCAAAAGCCAGATCGTATTTCTTGATCGGCGCGGATAGGGAAGATATCATTCAAGAAGGCATGATTGGACTGTATAAAGCAATTCGTGACTTCCGTGGGGACAAGCTCTCCTCTTTCAGAGCATTTGCCGAGTTATGCATAACTCGGCAGATCATTACAGCAATCAAGACGGCTACCAGACAAAAGCATATTCCGCTCAATTCGTACGTATCACTGAACAAACCTATTTACGATGAGGATTCCGACAGGACGCTCTTGGATGTTATTTCTGGAAATAAGATCACGGATCCCGAGGAACTAATCATCAGCAGGGAAGAATTTGACGATATTGAAGAAAAAATGGGCGAGATTTTAAGTTCGCTCGAATGGGAAGTGCTGATGTCCTATCTTGAAGGCAAATCTTATCAGGAGATTGCCGTTGATCTCGACAGGCATGTCAAATCCATTGACAATGCACTGCAGCGGGTCAAGCGAAAGTTGGAAAGGTATCTGGAGCACAGAGGGGCCTAA
- a CDS encoding chemotaxis protein CheX → MDVSIINPLLTAFTEVLPQLGFQSVERRKVSKIEAAFQYNGILLNISLFGTVKGAILFGMDIEAAKKFASKMMMGMPVAELDAMARSAISEMGNMVCANTCTQFTKIGITDLDISPPTLMISENGEATLPVPKSIVVNFLIDDIELSAYVSLMNK, encoded by the coding sequence ATGGATGTAAGTATCATTAATCCTCTTCTGACTGCTTTTACAGAAGTTCTGCCGCAGCTCGGCTTCCAGTCGGTCGAACGGCGCAAGGTATCCAAAATAGAAGCGGCCTTTCAGTACAACGGTATTCTTCTGAATATCTCACTTTTCGGAACAGTGAAAGGCGCGATCCTATTCGGGATGGATATTGAAGCTGCCAAAAAGTTTGCCTCTAAAATGATGATGGGTATGCCGGTGGCTGAACTGGATGCTATGGCCAGAAGCGCAATTTCTGAAATGGGAAATATGGTCTGTGCTAATACGTGCACGCAGTTCACAAAAATTGGTATCACTGATCTGGATATCTCGCCTCCGACCCTTATGATCAGCGAGAACGGTGAGGCGACCCTACCCGTGCCAAAATCGATTGTCGTAAATTTCCTGATTGATGATATTGAACTGAGTGCCTATGTAAGTCTGATGAATAAATAA